A genomic region of Leptolyngbya sp. NIES-2104 contains the following coding sequences:
- a CDS encoding BMP family ABC transporter substrate-binding protein: MSKNDPHRSRVSRRQVIRGLLATGAFGATSKLWTGCTPATNTTTASGGSPAASPASAKELVMGFIYVGPKDDFGYNQAHFQGKEGLKGLNVKTVDQASVPETTEVQEAMRNMIEQDKATVLFPTSFGYFDPHILKLAADFPDVQFFHCGAMYDAAKHPKNVGSYFGYIDEAQYVAGVVAGHMSKSGKLGFVAAKPIPQVLRNINSFTLGARSIKPNITTQVIFTGDWSLPVKEAEATNSLVDQGADVITCHVDSPKVVMETAEKRGVFSSGYHANQASLAPKGYLTGAEWDWTKVYTEYAKMIQEGKTLMNGGIPHLLRGGYKDGFVKISPFGPAVTAEAKKSADNIVAQMQTGSLVVYKGGLKDNTGKTVVPDGKDFGATAIELESMNWLVEGVVGKTA; this comes from the coding sequence ATGAGTAAGAATGACCCGCACCGTTCACGAGTTTCCCGCCGTCAAGTGATTCGGGGGCTACTCGCAACCGGAGCATTTGGCGCAACCTCGAAACTATGGACAGGATGCACTCCTGCGACGAACACCACAACCGCTTCAGGAGGCAGTCCAGCGGCAAGTCCGGCATCTGCGAAAGAGCTTGTCATGGGCTTTATCTATGTCGGACCCAAAGATGACTTTGGCTATAACCAGGCGCATTTTCAAGGCAAAGAAGGCTTGAAAGGTCTGAACGTTAAAACGGTTGACCAAGCAAGCGTTCCTGAAACGACTGAAGTTCAGGAAGCGATGCGGAACATGATCGAGCAGGACAAAGCCACCGTTCTGTTTCCCACCTCATTCGGCTACTTTGATCCGCACATTCTGAAGCTGGCAGCCGATTTTCCGGATGTGCAATTCTTCCACTGTGGCGCTATGTACGACGCAGCAAAACACCCAAAAAATGTCGGAAGCTACTTCGGCTACATTGACGAAGCCCAGTACGTGGCGGGTGTCGTTGCAGGTCATATGAGCAAGTCCGGCAAGCTGGGATTTGTGGCAGCAAAACCGATTCCACAAGTGCTTCGGAACATCAATAGTTTCACTTTGGGCGCAAGAAGCATTAAGCCGAACATTACGACTCAGGTGATTTTCACCGGAGATTGGTCGCTTCCGGTGAAAGAAGCTGAGGCAACCAATAGCTTAGTTGACCAAGGCGCAGACGTGATTACCTGCCATGTGGACAGTCCGAAAGTTGTGATGGAAACCGCAGAAAAACGGGGTGTGTTCTCGTCGGGCTATCACGCGAATCAAGCATCACTGGCACCAAAAGGATATCTGACCGGAGCCGAGTGGGATTGGACGAAGGTGTATACCGAATATGCCAAGATGATCCAAGAAGGTAAAACGCTGATGAATGGTGGAATTCCACATTTGCTCAGAGGTGGATACAAAGATGGATTCGTGAAGATTTCACCGTTTGGTCCGGCAGTCACGGCTGAGGCGAAGAAGTCGGCGGATAACATTGTCGCGCAGATGCAGACTGGATCGCTTGTCGTCTACAAAGGTGGACTGAAGGACAATACTGGAAAGACGGTTGTTCCAGACGGAAAAGATTTCGGGGCAACCGCGATCGAGCTTGAATCGATGAACTGGCTGGTCGAAGGTGTGGTCGGTAAAACCGCCTAG
- a CDS encoding sensor histidine kinase KdpD — translation MNVVDLIAGLSIGFVGGWFLNRKKPDPSLELAYRSLLEQAQFKAGFLARTSHELRSPLNGMIGAHQLILADLCESPEEEREFIEQANQSALKMVKLLDEVINVSKAQYGTGKLDVKAVSVSDVFDNVFSMTHLLAENRNLPFQIVLPEPDLEVICDRTSLGRICKV, via the coding sequence ATGAACGTAGTGGATTTAATCGCTGGATTAAGTATTGGTTTTGTGGGTGGCTGGTTTCTCAATCGGAAAAAACCAGACCCGTCGCTTGAGTTAGCGTATCGATCGCTACTCGAACAGGCGCAATTCAAAGCGGGATTTTTAGCGCGAACTTCTCATGAACTGCGATCGCCTTTAAACGGGATGATCGGCGCACATCAATTGATTCTTGCAGACTTGTGTGAATCACCCGAAGAAGAGCGCGAATTTATCGAGCAAGCAAATCAGTCAGCTTTGAAAATGGTGAAGCTGCTCGATGAAGTAATCAATGTTTCCAAAGCCCAATACGGTACGGGTAAATTAGACGTAAAAGCGGTTTCCGTTTCTGATGTGTTTGACAATGTGTTTTCTATGACACATCTATTAGCAGAAAACCGCAATTTACCGTTTCAGATTGTGTTGCCGGAACCGGATTTAGAAGTGATATGCGATCGCACATCGCTAGGGCGTATCTGCAAAGTCTAA
- a CDS encoding IS5 family transposase (programmed frameshift), with the protein MAQHRGDLSDAQWQKLQPLLPQPAPTGRPANDHRQVLNGILWIHRTGAPWSDLPERYGSRGTVSSRFYRWRAQGVWQQILNQLQHTADAAHQIDWEVHFVDSTIVRAHQHAAGAKRGIKTQNNRVTTEQLQEQEALGRSKGGFSTKIQIQAEGLGKPMQFVILPGQSHDVKGFDKLNEAAPRIKRKGRGRPKQRPRYLVGDKGYDADSIRRSLRRQHTTPVIPKRKNAKRRPRFNRGLYRERNRIERLINRLKQARRVATRYEKRAENYLAMLTIAAILIWLK; encoded by the exons ATGGCACAGCACCGAGGGGATTTAAGCGACGCACAATGGCAGAAACTGCAACCGTTACTGCCGCAACCCGCGCCCACAGGCAGACCTGCCAATGACCATCGCCAAGTTCTCAATGGCATCTTGTGGATACACCGGACGGGCGCACCGTGGTCAGACTTACCAGAGCGGTATGGTTCACGCGGTACGGTGTCGAGCCGCTTCTATCGGTGGCGTGCCCAAGGGGTGTGGCAGCAGATCTTGAATCAATTGCAACACACAGCAGACGCAGCGCACCAAATTGATTGGGAAGTGCATTTCGTCGATAGCACGATAGTTCGCGCCCACCAACATGCAGCGGGCGCAAAAAGGGGGATCAAAACCCAGAACAACCGCGTT ACGACCGAACAACTGCAAGAACAAGAAGCACTGGGGCGATCCAAAGGCGGCTTCAGCACCAAGATTCAGATTCAGGCGGAAGGACTGGGTAAACCGATGCAGTTTGTCATCTTGCCGGGACAAAGCCACGATGTCAAGGGCTTTGACAAACTCAACGAAGCAGCACCCCGCATCAAGCGCAAAGGACGCGGCAGACCGAAGCAACGTCCGCGTTATCTCGTTGGCGACAAAGGCTATGATGCGGATTCGATTCGGCGATCGCTGCGTCGTCAGCACACGACTCCAGTGATTCCCAAGCGCAAGAACGCCAAGCGCCGACCGCGTTTCAATCGGGGACTCTACCGTGAGCGCAACCGGATTGAGCGCTTGATCAATCGACTCAAGCAAGCTCGACGGGTAGCAACACGGTATGAAAAACGCGCAGAGAACTATCTAGCAATGTTGACAATCGCAGCAATTCTGATTTGGCTCAAATGA
- a CDS encoding serine/threonine-protein kinase, translating into MDSLIGTTLSNGKYTLEEEIGQGGFGVTYKAIHHFLDQTVVIKTLNESLKSERNFSDLQRKFQDEARRLASCVHPNIVRVSDFFIEHDRAYMVMDYIPGKTLDDLVFPDRPMPEAVAIHYIRQIGSALQVVHRNGLLHRDIKPQNIILHEKTQEAILIDFGIAREFTPNSTQTHTQMMSVGYAPIEQYFAQEKRSPASDVYGLAATLYALVTATVPTASILRDHERMPEPRELAPSISPGVNQAILRGMAMQAIHRPSSIGEWLALLPEGSPSFQMTQPPKASTKTAETVVFAPKPEPTKPGLRAIWLLAALSGLTLTGVAIAILWLQSRQSPQPAITLNSPSPLPSLPPEPSPSPSPSPIQSASPRPKPSPSVTPSPTPQPIPVDPSLPSPDLPKVVTRSTSRIPGFAVGTPEQEVRAALGDPVRSGAGYWQNTRSVLYEPVPDRISLGYLYDQSTNQIRQTEASFAQSIDDLTLQVTVNGMLGSRATPDVIEGLKQVYRRERDRYSFQQGNLKGVIERNNQDRIYVGVWEADLHD; encoded by the coding sequence ATGGATTCTCTCATTGGTACAACGCTCTCAAACGGCAAGTACACCCTAGAAGAAGAAATCGGTCAGGGTGGATTTGGTGTGACTTACAAAGCAATTCACCATTTTCTTGATCAAACAGTGGTGATCAAAACGCTGAATGAATCGCTGAAATCAGAGCGAAATTTCTCCGATCTTCAGCGCAAATTTCAGGATGAAGCCCGCCGTCTTGCTTCCTGTGTGCATCCAAATATTGTGCGCGTCAGTGACTTCTTTATCGAGCACGATCGCGCTTATATGGTGATGGATTACATTCCAGGTAAGACGTTGGACGATCTGGTGTTTCCCGATCGACCTATGCCCGAAGCGGTTGCCATTCACTACATTCGACAAATCGGCTCCGCGCTTCAAGTGGTTCACCGCAATGGATTACTGCATCGAGACATCAAACCGCAAAATATTATTCTGCATGAGAAAACACAAGAAGCAATCCTAATCGATTTTGGAATTGCACGAGAATTTACACCGAATTCAACCCAAACGCACACACAAATGATGTCCGTCGGATATGCCCCGATCGAGCAGTATTTCGCTCAAGAAAAACGCAGTCCCGCAAGTGATGTTTACGGACTAGCCGCAACACTTTACGCATTAGTTACAGCAACCGTTCCCACCGCATCGATTCTACGCGATCACGAACGGATGCCAGAACCGCGAGAATTAGCACCGTCGATCAGTCCGGGAGTGAATCAGGCAATTCTTCGAGGAATGGCAATGCAGGCGATTCATCGTCCTTCGTCGATCGGGGAATGGCTTGCCCTTTTACCCGAAGGTTCGCCATCCTTCCAAATGACACAACCCCCGAAAGCATCGACTAAGACTGCTGAAACGGTTGTGTTCGCTCCCAAACCCGAACCGACTAAGCCCGGATTGCGGGCGATTTGGTTACTCGCGGCATTATCTGGATTAACTTTAACCGGAGTTGCGATCGCGATTCTCTGGCTCCAATCTCGTCAATCTCCTCAACCCGCCATCACGCTGAATTCTCCTAGCCCGCTCCCCTCTCTGCCACCTGAACCTTCTCCGTCGCCCAGTCCATCCCCGATTCAGAGCGCGTCCCCCCGTCCGAAGCCGAGTCCGTCTGTGACTCCATCTCCAACACCGCAACCGATTCCCGTTGATCCGTCGCTGCCCTCTCCGGATCTGCCAAAAGTCGTGACTCGATCGACCAGTCGTATTCCCGGATTCGCAGTTGGCACACCAGAACAAGAAGTCAGAGCCGCACTCGGTGATCCTGTTCGATCGGGTGCAGGCTATTGGCAGAATACGCGCAGTGTCTTATATGAGCCTGTACCCGATCGTATTAGTCTGGGCTATCTCTACGATCAATCCACAAACCAAATTCGTCAGACTGAGGCTTCGTTTGCTCAATCGATCGATGATTTAACGCTGCAAGTCACAGTGAATGGAATGTTAGGCAGTCGGGCGACTCCAGACGTGATCGAAGGATTAAAGCAAGTTTATCGACGAGAACGCGATCGCTATTCTTTTCAACAAGGCAACCTCAAAGGCGTGATCGAACGCAACAATCAAGACCGCATCTATGTTGGGGTTTGGGAAGCAGACTTACATGATTAG
- a CDS encoding serine/threonine-protein kinase codes for MGTPNFGGSPSQLVSNRYRILGVLGEGGFGKTFLVEDTQMPSARRCVLKQLKPIHDNPQIHQLVKERFQREAAILERLGDHHRQIPRLYAYFEEGDEFYLVEEWVEGETLAQRVEIQGVMSETEVRSLLLDLLPLLSDIHRQGIVHRDIKPDNIILRRLDRKPVLIDFGAVKETMSTLLNSQGGQSQSIVIGTPGYMSSEQMAGRPVFSSDLYSLGLTAIYLLTGRQPQQLDNDPMTGKVLWQQYVPNLSPDFAAVLDRAIQPYANQRFAAAQDMAMALSSGAVPPSTVIASEFRIDSSQTVPSAPTPSTQASVVTRSPWTWQWAIIGMGAASLAGIAGLLAYFTMRPTPTPIASTSPIKNTIASPKSSPVDPSPAPKEPTTSAPAPVPQQPAKPPEQPAKPVEPPIDQACRLQTGTTLRAQTLTLDTCSIDASNPSLIRFIYYLNADRVQAQTDCASGTWTSFPENQVNRPQSPATEKMLERICGAKSPQGAASNDSISKAGVATVFNPPSNVRVSPNGAILCSVREKRNINVYDLKGDWYTTDVCGTSGVIHRGQLKF; via the coding sequence ATGGGTACTCCTAATTTCGGTGGATCTCCGTCTCAGTTGGTCAGCAATCGCTATCGAATTTTAGGCGTTCTGGGAGAAGGCGGCTTTGGTAAAACGTTTCTGGTCGAAGACACTCAGATGCCTTCTGCTCGAAGATGTGTACTCAAACAACTCAAGCCGATTCACGACAATCCACAAATTCATCAACTCGTAAAAGAGCGGTTTCAGCGTGAGGCAGCGATTCTAGAACGCTTGGGAGATCATCATCGGCAGATTCCTCGGCTCTATGCTTATTTCGAGGAGGGAGACGAGTTTTACCTAGTCGAAGAATGGGTCGAGGGAGAAACTTTAGCGCAGAGAGTCGAGATACAAGGGGTGATGAGCGAAACGGAAGTTCGATCGCTGTTACTCGATCTTTTACCGCTTCTTTCAGATATTCATCGTCAAGGCATTGTTCATCGCGATATCAAGCCCGATAACATCATTTTGCGGCGACTCGATCGCAAACCTGTTCTCATCGATTTCGGTGCAGTCAAAGAAACGATGAGTACCTTGCTCAATTCTCAAGGGGGGCAAAGTCAATCGATCGTCATCGGCACACCGGGCTATATGTCCTCAGAACAGATGGCAGGTCGTCCAGTCTTTTCGAGTGACTTGTATAGTTTGGGACTAACCGCAATCTATCTACTCACGGGAAGACAGCCGCAGCAATTAGACAATGATCCAATGACTGGAAAGGTTCTCTGGCAGCAATATGTGCCGAATCTTAGTCCTGATTTTGCCGCAGTGCTCGATCGAGCCATTCAACCCTACGCAAATCAGCGATTTGCAGCCGCACAAGATATGGCAATGGCGTTATCGTCGGGTGCGGTTCCTCCTTCAACCGTGATTGCGTCTGAGTTCCGAATCGATTCATCTCAGACCGTTCCGAGCGCTCCGACTCCCTCCACTCAAGCTTCTGTGGTGACGCGATCGCCGTGGACGTGGCAATGGGCAATCATTGGAATGGGAGCGGCTTCTCTTGCGGGGATTGCGGGACTTTTGGCTTATTTCACGATGCGACCGACTCCAACCCCGATCGCATCAACTTCCCCTATCAAGAATACGATCGCATCTCCTAAATCGTCTCCGGTTGATCCCTCTCCTGCACCCAAAGAGCCGACAACTTCCGCGCCTGCACCCGTTCCTCAGCAACCTGCAAAACCACCCGAACAGCCAGCGAAACCTGTCGAGCCGCCGATCGATCAAGCTTGCAGATTGCAGACCGGAACAACTTTGAGAGCGCAAACACTAACGCTGGATACTTGTTCGATCGATGCGAGTAACCCGTCTTTGATTCGCTTTATTTACTATCTCAATGCCGATCGCGTTCAGGCTCAAACCGATTGCGCCAGTGGAACGTGGACAAGCTTTCCAGAAAACCAGGTGAATCGTCCTCAATCTCCCGCAACTGAGAAGATGCTAGAGCGAATCTGTGGTGCAAAATCTCCTCAAGGCGCAGCTTCAAACGATTCCATCTCAAAAGCCGGAGTTGCAACGGTATTTAATCCGCCCTCGAATGTGAGAGTATCCCCGAATGGAGCGATTCTCTGTTCAGTCCGAGAAAAGAGAAATATCAATGTCTACGACTTGAAAGGCGATTGGTACACGACTGATGTTTGCGGTACATCTGGTGTGATTCATCGGGGTCAACTCAAGTTCTAA
- a CDS encoding WGxxGxxG family protein, translating into MTKFAAKIALVSALILAPMSLPAMSQTGTGTGTGTTGTGTTAVDNDYNNEGRNGYWGLLGLLGLFGLLGRKSKRDEYSTTGTTAYRDPADVSGTRDRY; encoded by the coding sequence ATGACTAAATTTGCTGCAAAGATCGCACTGGTGTCTGCTTTGATTTTGGCTCCGATGTCGCTACCTGCAATGAGCCAAACCGGAACGGGAACCGGAACAGGCACAACTGGAACGGGAACGACCGCAGTCGATAACGACTACAACAACGAAGGACGCAACGGTTACTGGGGATTGCTTGGTTTGCTTGGCTTGTTTGGTTTGCTGGGACGCAAGAGCAAGCGCGATGAGTACTCTACAACCGGAACGACTGCATATCGTGATCCGGCAGATGTATCGGGAACCCGCGATCGCTATTAA
- the hemE gene encoding uroporphyrinogen decarboxylase produces the protein MTGSSQLPLLLRAARGEVLERPPVWMMRQAGRYMKAYRDLRDRYPSFRERSEIPEVAIEVSLQPWRAFRPDGVILFSDIVTPLPGLGIEMDIAEGKGPIIADPIRSQAQIDRLHPLVPEETMPFIKTILKSLREEVKNEATVLGFVGAPWTLAAYAVEGKGSKTYSIIKNMAFSDPAILHQLLSKLADAIATYACYQIDCGAQVIQMFDSWAGQLSPQDYDTFALPYQQQVFRKIKQVHPETPLILLVTGSAGLLERMAKAGADILTIDWTVDMADARARLGKEVKVQGNLDPGVLFGSKDFIRDRILDTIRKAGNRGHILNLGHGILPNTPEENAAHFFETAKQVDQLLTATR, from the coding sequence ATGACGGGTTCTTCGCAACTTCCACTTTTGTTACGGGCTGCACGGGGTGAAGTGTTGGAACGTCCCCCAGTTTGGATGATGCGACAGGCTGGTCGCTACATGAAAGCCTATCGAGATTTGCGCGATCGCTATCCATCATTCCGCGAACGCTCTGAAATTCCAGAAGTCGCGATCGAGGTGTCGCTGCAACCTTGGAGAGCATTTAGACCGGACGGTGTGATTTTGTTCTCGGATATCGTCACTCCCTTGCCAGGATTGGGCATCGAGATGGATATCGCAGAAGGAAAAGGTCCGATTATCGCTGATCCGATTCGCTCTCAGGCGCAAATCGATCGCCTTCATCCGCTGGTTCCTGAAGAGACGATGCCGTTTATCAAAACGATTTTGAAGTCTCTGCGCGAAGAAGTGAAGAACGAGGCAACCGTTCTCGGATTCGTGGGAGCACCTTGGACACTCGCGGCGTATGCGGTGGAAGGAAAAGGATCGAAAACCTATTCGATTATCAAGAATATGGCGTTTTCTGATCCAGCAATTTTGCATCAATTGTTGTCGAAGCTGGCAGATGCGATCGCGACTTATGCCTGTTATCAAATCGATTGCGGTGCTCAAGTGATCCAAATGTTCGATTCTTGGGCAGGACAACTCAGCCCCCAAGATTACGATACCTTTGCGCTGCCGTATCAACAGCAAGTGTTCCGCAAGATCAAACAGGTGCACCCTGAAACGCCGTTGATTCTGTTGGTCACTGGAAGCGCAGGACTGCTCGAACGCATGGCGAAAGCGGGCGCGGATATTTTAACGATCGATTGGACGGTCGATATGGCGGATGCACGGGCGCGACTTGGAAAAGAGGTAAAGGTGCAAGGGAATCTTGATCCGGGTGTGTTGTTTGGATCGAAGGACTTTATTCGCGATCGTATTCTTGACACGATTCGGAAAGCGGGCAACCGAGGACACATTTTAAACCTCGGACACGGCATTCTCCCGAATACCCCGGAGGAAAACGCGGCTCACTTCTTTGAGACGGCGAAACAGGTGGATCAACTGCTGACCGCCACTCGTTGA
- a CDS encoding NAD(P)-dependent oxidoreductase, with translation MTKRIFVTGASGCIGHYLVEALIQQTPHELFLLVRDANKLKIDVTARSGITVIQSDMSEIEQHRELLKTIDCAILAATAWGGDSVQSVNVDKNLELLSMLDADRIEQVIYFSTASILDRQNQLLPEAMEIGNDYLKSKYLCCEKLANLAIAPKITKLFPTLVIGGGEQYPYSAITAGIPDVTKWAKLIRLFQADGSFHFIHGHDIAQVVRHFVDRPPAEKNIVLGNPKITVNQAIEEVCEYLGTKPLIGIPLVWLADVIIFLFRIQVGEWDRFALRYRHFTHLNPVSPATFGMENYCSTMEDVLKLSGVRKKP, from the coding sequence ATGACCAAGCGAATCTTTGTGACAGGTGCTAGTGGTTGCATTGGTCACTATCTTGTCGAAGCGCTCATTCAACAGACTCCGCATGAATTGTTTTTGCTCGTCCGAGATGCGAATAAGCTGAAAATCGATGTCACGGCTCGATCGGGCATTACGGTGATTCAGTCGGATATGAGTGAGATCGAGCAGCATCGAGAGTTGTTGAAGACGATCGATTGTGCAATCTTGGCGGCAACCGCTTGGGGTGGGGACAGCGTTCAATCGGTGAATGTGGATAAGAATTTGGAATTGCTCTCGATGCTGGATGCAGACCGGATCGAGCAGGTGATCTATTTTTCAACGGCTAGTATTCTCGATCGCCAAAATCAACTCCTTCCCGAAGCGATGGAGATCGGGAATGACTATCTGAAATCGAAGTATCTTTGCTGTGAAAAATTAGCGAATTTGGCGATCGCGCCCAAAATTACGAAACTATTCCCAACACTGGTAATCGGTGGTGGAGAACAATATCCTTACTCAGCGATCACGGCTGGAATTCCTGATGTGACGAAGTGGGCGAAACTGATTCGGCTGTTTCAAGCAGACGGCAGCTTTCACTTTATTCATGGACATGACATTGCTCAAGTGGTGCGGCATTTCGTCGATCGTCCGCCTGCTGAGAAAAATATTGTATTGGGGAATCCGAAGATCACGGTTAATCAAGCGATCGAAGAAGTGTGTGAGTATCTCGGAACGAAGCCGCTGATTGGAATTCCGCTCGTGTGGCTGGCAGATGTGATTATCTTTCTATTCCGGATTCAGGTCGGTGAATGGGATCGATTTGCTTTACGCTATCGGCATTTCACTCATTTGAATCCGGTCAGTCCAGCAACGTTTGGGATGGAGAATTATTGTTCAACGATGGAAGATGTGTTGAAACTCAGCGGCGTTCGGAAAAAGCCGTAA
- a CDS encoding ParB N-terminal domain-containing protein, protein MSLNPSLIPVKKITSNQSRSNFSQDVLEQAAKAILEAEGTINPIVVRQVSLREFEVIEGHLEYYAAVRAREIDLGRGEMIDAIVVQPENEEAILDQIKLLRNQPKTASAVTPPVDSSDRTANLEKFIEQQFSDLHQKHIEEKKKLESLIREVQEHLPKPLEPLIFFNTAPIRELSSRFKRIGLTGKTAEKVISAIESERKNGDFTSLIDVRKRVKGLSETRLLSLIEDS, encoded by the coding sequence ATGAGCTTAAATCCGTCTCTGATTCCCGTTAAAAAAATTACATCCAATCAATCCCGATCAAACTTTTCTCAAGACGTACTCGAACAAGCCGCAAAAGCAATTCTTGAAGCAGAAGGAACGATTAATCCGATCGTAGTGCGTCAAGTGAGCCTACGTGAATTTGAAGTCATTGAAGGACATCTAGAATATTACGCGGCAGTTCGCGCCCGTGAGATTGATCTAGGACGTGGTGAAATGATTGATGCGATCGTCGTTCAGCCCGAAAACGAAGAGGCGATTCTAGACCAAATCAAACTGCTCAGAAACCAACCTAAAACGGCTTCCGCAGTAACTCCGCCTGTCGATTCATCTGATCGAACGGCGAATTTGGAGAAATTTATCGAACAGCAATTCAGTGACCTTCATCAGAAGCATATTGAGGAAAAGAAAAAGCTAGAATCGCTCATTCGAGAAGTTCAAGAACATCTCCCAAAGCCTTTAGAACCGTTGATTTTTTTCAATACAGCCCCGATTCGAGAGCTATCCTCTCGATTTAAGCGCATTGGATTAACGGGCAAGACTGCGGAAAAGGTGATTTCTGCGATCGAATCCGAACGCAAAAACGGAGACTTCACTTCACTCATTGATGTGAGAAAGCGCGTCAAAGGATTAAGCGAGACACGCCTACTGAGTTTGATTGAGGATAGTTGA
- a CDS encoding AAA family ATPase, which translates to MQEFEENPPLEFDPEQCRNESEVESKLIVQYLLPALGYRPNDWHQEVAVGSIRLDFLAFAAQVIPFVLDANSPLSVAMEAKSPKQNLDLHVRKLGRYLSSLNIRYGLLTNGKEIRIYARNQEKIQLVFQCRGRGIQNELNTIRSLIGRENLKNQAEETTSDRANSEASRKHEMKVIAIYHNKGGVGKTTTVTNLAAAIRKRGKRVLIIDLDSQANTTFAAGLIKFEDEESDNLKSCYVYHLLKSEELFSVSEVARKADFCDPPIHVIPAHIQLMEKEVELGRLDFTRGTLVEKLKAAESDYDVVIIDTPPSLNLYSKIALIACDYLIIPSDLKPFANQGLQNVGTFIKEQNSFRRYVGKPAIEILGVLPSKISTNAKFFQSTFPKRKAAINRYGFNVLDSVISEREDLAKCAELSYTIDDQEIPDPKSVFDFKPDSPSAQEFDALATEVLQKIGMMV; encoded by the coding sequence ATGCAGGAGTTTGAAGAAAATCCCCCGTTAGAATTTGATCCGGAGCAGTGCCGCAACGAAAGCGAAGTCGAAAGCAAATTGATTGTGCAATACCTTTTACCTGCATTGGGCTATCGTCCGAATGATTGGCATCAGGAAGTGGCAGTCGGAAGCATTCGGCTCGATTTTCTGGCGTTTGCAGCACAGGTGATTCCATTTGTATTAGATGCGAATTCACCGTTGAGCGTGGCAATGGAGGCAAAAAGTCCAAAGCAAAATTTGGATCTGCACGTCCGGAAATTGGGTCGGTATCTGAGCAGTTTGAATATCAGATATGGCTTGTTAACCAATGGCAAGGAGATTAGAATTTACGCGAGAAATCAGGAGAAAATTCAACTGGTTTTTCAATGTAGAGGTCGAGGGATTCAGAATGAATTAAACACAATAAGAAGTCTAATCGGGCGGGAAAATCTGAAAAATCAGGCTGAAGAAACCACAAGCGATCGAGCGAACTCAGAAGCAAGTAGGAAACACGAAATGAAAGTCATCGCGATTTATCACAACAAAGGCGGCGTTGGTAAAACAACGACTGTCACCAATCTAGCAGCGGCGATTCGGAAACGAGGAAAACGAGTTTTAATCATCGATTTAGATAGCCAAGCTAACACAACGTTTGCAGCTGGATTGATTAAGTTTGAGGACGAAGAATCTGACAATCTAAAGTCATGCTACGTTTATCATCTTTTAAAGTCTGAAGAGCTTTTTTCAGTTTCAGAGGTTGCAAGAAAAGCAGATTTTTGTGATCCGCCAATTCATGTTATTCCAGCCCACATTCAACTGATGGAAAAAGAAGTGGAACTAGGGCGGCTGGACTTTACTAGAGGCACATTGGTAGAAAAGCTGAAAGCCGCTGAATCAGACTACGATGTTGTAATCATCGATACTCCTCCCTCACTGAATCTCTACTCAAAGATCGCGCTAATTGCGTGTGACTATCTAATCATTCCTTCTGACCTCAAACCTTTTGCTAATCAGGGACTACAAAATGTAGGTACATTTATCAAAGAGCAAAATTCATTTCGTCGATATGTCGGCAAACCTGCGATCGAGATTTTGGGAGTACTGCCGAGTAAAATTTCAACAAACGCAAAATTCTTTCAATCCACGTTTCCTAAACGAAAAGCAGCGATTAATCGCTACGGTTTCAATGTTTTAGATAGCGTGATTTCTGAGCGAGAAGATTTAGCGAAATGCGCTGAACTGAGTTATACGATCGATGACCAGGAAATTCCCGATCCAAAGTCTGTTTTTGACTTTAAACCTGATTCTCCCTCGGCTCAAGAGTTCGATGCGCTTGCAACTGAAGTTTTGCAAAAAATAGGAATGATGGTATGA